In a single window of the Thermofilum uzonense genome:
- a CDS encoding glucodextranase DOMON-like domain-containing protein, whose product MNRKYFLVFLFIFIISLESIALNVTGQQSKPLYVAIVWHYHQPWYYDVNGTAFILPWTRMHTVGNYYKMAYILSKYPQVKATFTFSGSLIQQILDYNHGVKDYRQIISEKIANGQSLTLEEKFSMLVMPGGFFDVNWDRVVNVVKRYSQLRDKAQAALSKYIYLPEQEYKLKVTEEFTEQDYIDLAVLFNLFWIDPLVLREQYPDIYTLRQQALNGGSGFTRQQLSAVLKVHKELLQRVLGFYADLAHKGQVELIPVPYSHPLAPILADFGLNEDIKLHAALSNSLFQQVFNYKPQGVWPAEQAVNDVVLSIFANEGYSWTITDDALLVKAGFNPTDPSVGLKAWYATYNGRRIYVFFRNHQLSDLIGFQYSRQDSIQAAQDLVNRLLDLAKSSDGTNLVVIALDGENPWESYPEFGDVFLQTLYSLLSDYQSKGVLITTTPGEYTSKQASSARALPFKDYPYLDLAGKDISDVPLSYTDDAYTQLPRKIVNAQIPEGSWSGGELAVWIGQRQENVAWMMLIKTREDVLRKLGARSLQEARSVNPKAVEDILRAEASDWTFWYGGDMGGGFPANPFYKGYLRKAYLDAGLQPPDYLLTLFNPDATPVGVLNSEYPKPLSDKLKLDGELTEKEWSKALNMSMGNKIIRNVLVLPAYSGMYIAAVPVSESVLSIPEVTVALYFTTPSRSVSPYHPGYNSFPRYANVDLGMGLFFEVLMVPRNSTVIVSAADGRGSWIPMYYFNLAVKNVMEAYVPWNALGLEPGQQVYLTAVSYKGSNVAETASRVGSVYQLMVPRATLVSGAKVLFEANDPEGDDDGAGGYKYPKADVFKPGVFDMIKFRVVDSGETLLFEVYFKDLGGNPWGGPNGFCLQYPQIYIHTTLQTPGRKDTFGLNVNLTDDSAWHLALLLAPGWGSDPVPNGEKAALYLSDGTVLVQGDVFKVYADPARNAIIAEVSKKFLPDVEHADKWIYTVAVTSYDGYGSMKVRAFGIDPAEWVVGVGSKHAKAVLFNVVPRVMDLLAPTAQDQYSQLNSYVAEKNGTLAKIHGVSSFSTQPAQQQCSCPQPPQQQCPTCPTCPVPQPIQPCNCPDPTRSLFVGIIAGILVGVAAALFLKTGKREPSTS is encoded by the coding sequence TTGAACAGGAAATATTTCCTTGTGTTCTTATTCATATTCATAATTTCACTAGAGAGTATAGCCCTGAATGTTACTGGTCAACAGTCAAAACCGCTCTACGTGGCAATAGTGTGGCATTACCATCAACCATGGTACTACGATGTCAACGGCACAGCTTTCATTTTACCGTGGACGAGAATGCATACAGTTGGAAATTACTACAAAATGGCATACATACTCTCAAAATACCCCCAAGTAAAGGCTACGTTTACCTTCTCAGGCTCCCTCATACAACAGATACTTGACTACAACCATGGAGTGAAAGACTATAGACAAATAATCTCTGAAAAAATAGCCAACGGACAATCCCTAACACTCGAAGAAAAGTTTTCAATGCTCGTAATGCCTGGAGGGTTCTTCGACGTGAACTGGGATAGAGTGGTCAACGTGGTTAAGAGGTATAGCCAGCTAAGGGACAAGGCTCAGGCAGCTCTCTCCAAATATATATATTTACCAGAGCAAGAATACAAGCTGAAAGTAACGGAAGAGTTTACAGAACAAGACTATATAGATCTGGCCGTTCTATTCAACCTCTTCTGGATTGACCCCCTAGTTTTAAGGGAACAATACCCAGATATTTACACTCTTAGACAACAAGCATTAAACGGAGGTAGTGGCTTTACGAGGCAACAGCTATCAGCAGTACTCAAGGTTCACAAGGAGTTGCTTCAGAGAGTCCTAGGTTTTTACGCGGATCTTGCACATAAGGGGCAGGTCGAGCTTATTCCAGTTCCATATAGCCATCCTCTGGCCCCTATTTTAGCTGACTTCGGCCTTAACGAGGATATTAAGCTTCATGCAGCCTTGTCTAATTCGCTTTTCCAGCAGGTATTCAACTACAAACCTCAAGGTGTTTGGCCAGCGGAGCAAGCGGTTAACGATGTTGTTCTCTCGATCTTTGCCAACGAGGGATACTCATGGACGATAACAGACGATGCTTTGTTAGTTAAGGCTGGGTTTAACCCTACAGACCCTTCCGTAGGGTTAAAGGCATGGTATGCAACGTATAACGGTAGACGCATATATGTTTTCTTCCGGAATCACCAGCTGAGCGATCTTATTGGTTTCCAGTATAGCAGACAAGACTCGATCCAGGCAGCACAAGATCTCGTGAACAGACTGTTAGACCTAGCAAAAAGCAGCGATGGCACAAATCTGGTCGTAATAGCGCTAGACGGAGAGAATCCGTGGGAATCCTACCCCGAATTTGGTGATGTATTCCTTCAGACTCTCTATTCCCTTTTGAGTGATTATCAATCAAAAGGTGTCTTAATTACAACCACGCCTGGCGAATACACTTCGAAACAAGCTTCGTCTGCGAGAGCTCTGCCATTTAAAGACTATCCATATCTCGATTTAGCCGGCAAGGACATATCAGATGTTCCCTTAAGCTACACTGACGATGCTTACACCCAGCTTCCACGTAAGATTGTGAACGCTCAGATCCCCGAGGGATCCTGGTCGGGAGGCGAGTTGGCAGTATGGATAGGCCAGAGACAGGAAAATGTGGCATGGATGATGCTCATCAAGACACGAGAAGATGTTCTCAGAAAGCTTGGAGCTAGGAGCCTGCAAGAAGCGCGTTCTGTTAATCCAAAGGCAGTCGAAGACATATTAAGGGCTGAAGCAAGTGATTGGACATTCTGGTATGGGGGAGACATGGGTGGAGGCTTTCCCGCGAATCCCTTTTATAAGGGATACTTGAGGAAGGCTTACCTAGACGCGGGTCTGCAGCCCCCAGACTACCTTTTAACGCTGTTCAATCCCGATGCAACCCCCGTAGGTGTTCTGAACAGCGAGTATCCCAAACCGCTTTCAGACAAACTCAAGCTTGATGGTGAGCTCACGGAGAAGGAGTGGTCTAAGGCACTAAATATGTCCATGGGAAACAAAATAATTCGAAATGTTCTCGTTTTACCGGCTTATAGCGGCATGTACATAGCTGCTGTACCAGTAAGTGAATCTGTTCTTTCAATCCCAGAGGTGACAGTGGCTCTATATTTCACTACTCCCAGTAGAAGCGTAAGCCCATACCATCCTGGATATAATTCCTTCCCGAGATATGCGAATGTAGATCTCGGCATGGGATTATTCTTCGAGGTTCTAATGGTTCCAAGAAACTCCACAGTCATCGTCAGCGCTGCGGATGGTAGAGGCTCATGGATTCCAATGTATTATTTCAACTTAGCCGTCAAAAATGTTATGGAGGCATATGTCCCCTGGAACGCTCTAGGACTAGAACCTGGTCAGCAAGTTTACCTGACTGCAGTCTCATATAAAGGATCAAATGTAGCGGAAACGGCTTCACGTGTAGGATCCGTGTACCAGCTAATGGTACCTAGAGCAACACTGGTTTCCGGTGCTAAGGTATTGTTTGAAGCAAATGACCCCGAAGGTGACGATGATGGAGCTGGAGGATACAAGTATCCTAAGGCGGATGTTTTCAAGCCAGGCGTCTTTGACATGATTAAGTTCCGCGTCGTTGATTCTGGGGAAACATTACTCTTCGAGGTATACTTCAAAGATCTGGGAGGGAATCCCTGGGGAGGCCCTAACGGGTTCTGTCTCCAGTACCCACAGATCTACATTCACACCACACTCCAAACACCCGGACGCAAGGATACCTTTGGCTTAAACGTCAACCTAACCGACGATTCTGCTTGGCATCTAGCCTTGCTTCTCGCTCCTGGATGGGGCTCTGATCCCGTTCCAAACGGAGAAAAGGCGGCTCTCTACCTTTCTGACGGTACGGTGTTAGTACAAGGGGATGTCTTCAAAGTATATGCGGATCCTGCACGGAATGCTATTATAGCGGAAGTCTCGAAGAAGTTTTTACCTGACGTGGAACATGCCGACAAGTGGATCTATACTGTCGCAGTTACTAGTTATGATGGATATGGAAGCATGAAGGTTAGGGCCTTTGGAATAGATCCAGCTGAATGGGTTGTAGGTGTCGGCTCTAAACACGCTAAGGCCGTTCTCTTCAATGTCGTGCCTAGGGTGATGGACTTACTCGCCCCGACGGCGCAAGACCAGTATTCACAGCTTAACTCCTATGTTGCTGAGAAAAATGGTACTCTAGCTAAGATTCACGGTGTGTCGAGTTTCTCAACACAGCCAGCGCAACAACAGTGCTCCTGCCCGCAACCTCCGCAGCAGCAATGCCCGACTTGTCCCACATGTCCAGTACCTCAGCCTATACAACCCTGCAATTGTCCAGACCCAACCAGATCTTTATTCGTGGGCATTATTGCGGGAATCCTTGTTGGTGTGGCTGCAGCATTGTTTTTAAAAACTGGAAAGAGAGAACCTTCTACATCTTGA
- a CDS encoding glucodextranase DOMON-like domain-containing protein translates to MEKKQVIVLTLLLLAFTLPAIRIARAESPVIQVVDPTGDDKGPGYYGYPTADVFKPGVFDIVKFEIYTDNKTLTFKTYFKDLGGNPWGGKNGFCLQQLHIYLHTDAPANIPSRSSTIGLNVNLDPTWAWHYAILVGPCWETPPQPLPTGQCAVIYRPFDYVVQDDRLKVSVAGNAIVVQVDRGLIDYGDVGNIKNWRIIVAVASHDGFGPLKIRGVGLSKGDWNIWATATANDQQKIAIANAIKFGIEPRVMDIAVYSPEYPNGISADQQYAWLSSFDPNTKTPAVIPPLTLDLKAQLASITKERDDLKTQVSSLQGQVSTLQSQVNSLQGQIKTLQDQNKQLQDQLQTLQASTVSTTIAMGLAIVLFIIGFAVGYLFAGKKKSSSGTTAKQS, encoded by the coding sequence TTGGAGAAAAAACAGGTCATAGTTTTAACGCTACTACTTCTCGCGTTCACACTACCAGCTATAAGAATAGCACGAGCCGAATCTCCCGTCATCCAGGTTGTGGATCCCACAGGCGACGATAAAGGTCCAGGCTACTACGGCTACCCTACTGCCGACGTCTTTAAACCAGGTGTTTTCGACATCGTCAAATTCGAGATCTATACGGACAACAAGACCTTAACGTTTAAGACCTACTTTAAAGACCTTGGGGGTAATCCTTGGGGTGGCAAAAATGGTTTCTGCTTGCAGCAACTACATATATACCTGCATACAGATGCACCAGCTAACATACCCTCAAGGTCGAGCACTATAGGATTAAATGTGAATCTTGACCCAACCTGGGCGTGGCATTACGCTATCCTAGTAGGTCCCTGTTGGGAAACTCCACCCCAACCATTGCCTACCGGACAGTGTGCCGTCATTTACAGACCTTTCGATTATGTTGTCCAAGATGATAGACTAAAGGTAAGCGTAGCTGGGAACGCTATTGTTGTACAGGTGGATAGGGGTCTTATCGACTACGGTGATGTAGGAAACATTAAGAACTGGAGAATTATAGTAGCTGTAGCTAGCCATGACGGCTTTGGACCCCTAAAGATAAGAGGAGTAGGGCTCAGTAAAGGAGACTGGAACATATGGGCCACTGCAACCGCGAATGACCAGCAAAAAATAGCGATTGCCAATGCCATTAAGTTCGGTATCGAGCCTAGAGTAATGGATATAGCGGTATACTCACCCGAGTATCCCAACGGTATAAGTGCAGACCAGCAATACGCCTGGCTTAGCAGCTTTGACCCTAACACTAAAACCCCAGCCGTTATCCCGCCACTCACACTAGACTTAAAGGCCCAGCTAGCTTCTATAACAAAGGAAAGGGATGACTTAAAGACACAGGTATCCTCTCTTCAAGGCCAAGTATCAACTCTTCAAAGTCAAGTAAACAGCCTACAAGGACAAATCAAGACCCTACAAGATCAAAACAAACAGTTACAGGATCAATTACAGACTCTCCAAGCCTCAACAGTGAGTACCACAATTGCCATGGGCTTGGCTATAGTACTCTTCATCATAGGCTTTGCCGTAGGGTATCTCTTCGCTGGCAAAAAGAAGTCGTCCTCGGGCACTACGGCAAAGCAAAGTTAA
- a CDS encoding DNA topoisomerase VI subunit B, giving the protein MEKYRGLSPAQFFHRNKEIAGFSNPARALYQTVRELVENSLDATETHGILPDISVEISLDPSNQDKVTVKVADNGIGIPIHEIPNVFGRVFYGSKYVVRQTRGVFGLGVKMAVLYAQMTTAQPIYVKSAPRNSEFIGEYLLYIDVDKNIPHIVKMRIKKKDNPKIHGTVVRLTLEGSWLQAKKRIEEYIRRTALIAPYATIKYKTPDEELIFRRVSKKLPEPPRIGRYHPKGVDVEILKELIRSLNDHSITLQDFLVKSFEGVGEKIASEFIVWAGFDPSLKVKELRLSDLEALASKMRTFDKWRRPRPVTLSPIGEELLKDGVKNILKPSFVKAVTRPPSSYGGHPFIVEVAVAYGGEIPPQDQPMVLRFANKMPLLYDEGVDVSRKVVNEIDWSVYKVKFPAPLAVITHVCSTKIPFKGVGKEAIADVPELEHELEIAIREAARRLRSYITRMERLHEIQRKEATIRRYMPEVVSSLAEILSLDAALLESKLEEILKKELGKKGVEQHVVS; this is encoded by the coding sequence TTGGAAAAGTACCGTGGATTATCTCCTGCACAGTTCTTTCATAGAAACAAGGAGATTGCAGGGTTCTCCAATCCAGCAAGAGCGCTGTATCAAACAGTGAGAGAACTAGTAGAGAACTCACTTGATGCCACAGAGACTCACGGCATACTGCCTGATATTAGTGTGGAGATATCGCTTGACCCTTCGAACCAGGACAAGGTCACTGTGAAAGTAGCAGATAATGGTATAGGAATACCTATCCATGAGATCCCTAATGTTTTCGGCCGGGTCTTTTATGGCTCCAAATATGTCGTTAGACAGACAAGAGGAGTCTTTGGTCTTGGCGTCAAGATGGCCGTCCTTTATGCTCAAATGACGACCGCGCAGCCCATCTATGTTAAAAGTGCTCCCAGAAATTCTGAATTCATAGGAGAATATCTTCTTTACATCGACGTTGACAAGAATATCCCTCACATTGTTAAAATGCGAATAAAGAAGAAGGATAACCCGAAGATTCATGGGACTGTTGTTAGACTGACCCTGGAGGGATCATGGCTTCAGGCTAAAAAGCGTATTGAAGAATATATCAGACGCACGGCACTTATAGCGCCCTATGCTACTATAAAGTACAAGACTCCCGATGAGGAGCTCATCTTCAGGAGAGTTTCCAAAAAACTTCCGGAGCCTCCTCGAATAGGCCGATACCATCCTAAAGGCGTCGACGTTGAAATATTAAAGGAACTCATAAGATCGTTGAACGATCATAGCATCACGCTCCAGGATTTCTTGGTAAAGAGCTTCGAAGGGGTTGGTGAAAAAATAGCGAGTGAGTTTATAGTGTGGGCAGGATTTGATCCATCATTAAAGGTTAAGGAGCTCAGGCTCAGTGATCTCGAGGCTTTGGCTTCGAAGATGCGTACTTTTGATAAATGGAGACGCCCTCGTCCTGTCACTCTCTCACCGATCGGAGAGGAACTCCTAAAGGATGGCGTTAAGAACATCCTTAAGCCAAGCTTTGTGAAAGCAGTGACTAGACCACCTTCTTCCTATGGGGGGCATCCGTTCATAGTTGAGGTGGCCGTAGCATATGGGGGTGAAATACCGCCTCAGGATCAGCCTATGGTGCTTCGCTTTGCTAATAAGATGCCTTTACTTTACGATGAAGGGGTAGATGTTTCCAGGAAAGTTGTTAATGAAATTGATTGGAGTGTATACAAGGTGAAGTTCCCTGCACCACTTGCTGTCATCACTCACGTCTGTTCCACGAAGATACCTTTTAAGGGTGTAGGTAAGGAAGCTATTGCAGACGTCCCAGAACTAGAACATGAGCTGGAGATCGCAATACGAGAGGCTGCGAGGAGGCTGAGATCTTATATCACGAGGATGGAGAGGCTGCACGAGATTCAGAGAAAGGAGGCTACCATCAGACGCTACATGCCAGAGGTGGTATCCAGTTTGGCTGAAATTCTCTCTCTCGACGCGGCCCTCCTAGAGTCAAAACTCGAGGAAATTCTTAAGAAAGAACTTGGTAAAAAGGGTGTAGAGCAACATGTCGTCAGTTAG
- a CDS encoding DNA topoisomerase IV subunit A, producing MSSVRRGAIQAPPEEEVIRRLEELGRRVADQILRGEAPYLEVPVRTLANTIWDKKRKMLLLGSKTARREFFDVGESKRFMQTILMLKLILEARREGVHPTIRDLYYRGKHTLTDKSGKNLGENTWDDQRESNAVIQDIEVTTGLLREHMGLMHDAKGRIVGNMSIRSKGQVIELSRLGSGAYAIPSNVDSLEILDVKADYVLVVEKGAIFEQLNEDEFWRKNNCILITGKGQPDRSTRRMVRRLWEEFDLPVYVLTDGDSYGFYIYSVYKSGSITLSYESERLATPEARFLGVSVTDIEKYKIPKNFIIKATERDIKRAKELLNYPWFKESKRWMEELNLFIEKGQKVEIEALSGHGFRFLSNTYIPEKISKGEWIA from the coding sequence ATGTCGTCAGTTAGACGCGGCGCGATACAGGCTCCTCCCGAGGAGGAAGTAATAAGACGCCTCGAGGAACTAGGTAGAAGAGTAGCAGACCAAATACTTAGAGGCGAGGCACCTTACCTCGAAGTCCCCGTGAGAACTCTAGCCAACACTATATGGGACAAGAAAAGAAAGATGCTATTACTGGGTTCTAAAACCGCTAGGAGAGAGTTCTTCGACGTGGGAGAGTCTAAGAGATTTATGCAGACAATTCTCATGCTGAAACTGATATTAGAGGCTAGGCGTGAAGGCGTTCATCCAACCATAAGGGATCTTTACTATAGAGGTAAGCACACTTTAACGGATAAGAGTGGAAAGAATCTCGGGGAGAACACATGGGATGATCAGAGAGAAAGCAATGCGGTGATCCAGGATATCGAAGTCACCACAGGGCTTCTTCGAGAACATATGGGTCTCATGCATGATGCAAAGGGTAGAATAGTAGGAAACATGTCTATACGGTCGAAGGGCCAAGTGATAGAGCTCTCGAGACTTGGTAGCGGTGCATACGCAATTCCTTCGAACGTTGACAGTCTAGAAATATTAGATGTTAAGGCGGACTATGTCCTTGTCGTTGAGAAAGGTGCGATCTTCGAGCAATTAAACGAGGACGAGTTTTGGAGGAAAAACAACTGTATCCTTATCACTGGAAAGGGTCAGCCGGATAGGAGTACCCGTCGAATGGTACGGCGTCTTTGGGAGGAGTTTGACTTGCCTGTTTATGTTTTAACCGATGGAGATAGCTATGGATTCTATATTTATAGTGTATACAAGAGTGGTTCCATAACTCTTAGTTATGAGAGTGAACGGCTTGCAACACCCGAAGCTAGGTTCCTCGGAGTTTCTGTGACAGATATTGAGAAGTATAAGATCCCGAAAAACTTCATCATTAAGGCTACAGAGAGAGATATAAAACGAGCAAAAGAGCTTCTAAACTATCCCTGGTTCAAAGAATCAAAAAGATGGATGGAGGAGTTAAACCTGTTCATAGAGAAAGGACAAAAAGTAGAGATAGAGGCATTAAGTGGGCATGGATTCAGGTTCCTTTCAAATACTTATATTCCTGAGAAGATCAGTAAGGGAGAATGGATAGCCTAG
- a CDS encoding Lrp/AsnC ligand binding domain-containing protein, producing MVKGYILVITKPGKEYEVAREILKMPFVDDVDVTYGLWDLVVRVNAPSFPELDKVIMTIRSLKDIEQTATLVSQEPGA from the coding sequence ATGGTCAAAGGATACATACTGGTGATAACAAAGCCAGGCAAGGAATATGAGGTTGCACGAGAAATACTCAAGATGCCATTCGTAGACGACGTTGATGTCACCTATGGATTGTGGGATCTAGTTGTCAGAGTTAATGCTCCCTCGTTCCCGGAGCTAGATAAAGTTATCATGACTATTCGAAGTCTAAAAGATATAGAGCAAACCGCCACACTTGTGTCCCAAGAACCTGGAGCATAG